One window from the genome of Deltaproteobacteria bacterium encodes:
- a CDS encoding 50S ribosomal protein L28 — MSFSCFICGKGKVSGNKVSHSNNKTRKYFYPNLQQLRAVIGGRVKRIVACTRCLRSGLVKKAA; from the coding sequence ATGTCTTTCTCCTGTTTCATCTGCGGAAAAGGAAAAGTATCCGGTAACAAGGTGAGCCATTCCAACAACAAAACCCGGAAATACTTTTACCCCAACCTTCAGCAACTTCGGGCCGTCATCGGCGGAAGGGTCAAAAGAATCGTTGCCTGCACCCGCTGTCTCCGTTCCGGCCTCGTGAAAAAAGCGGCGTAA